A portion of the Limosilactobacillus reuteri genome contains these proteins:
- a CDS encoding IS30 family transposase codes for MTYTHLTTNELTIIAHSFVQKLKAYRVAQMIKRCAETVYRVYRYLETGASIADYQDHYMRNKQRCGRKRTQLSLAELTYINDKIAQGWTPDTIIGRAERPISCNRRTLYRMFERGQFGFDVRSLPMRGKRHPNGYVERRGKAGQLGRSIHERAKDFPHYATEFGHLEADTVQGKKHQGAVMTLTERQSKVEIVLNVHEKTADAINQHLSQWLRKFPRHFFKSITFDNGKEFAGWREIANQFDLHTYFAEVGAPNQRGLNENNNGLLRRDGLTKQLDFRNLPDELVTQLMSKRNNLPRKSLGYRTPYEVFMSYVTDEQLFSF; via the coding sequence ATGACTTACACCCATCTTACCACAAACGAGCTGACAATCATCGCCCATTCTTTCGTGCAAAAGCTTAAAGCGTACCGAGTGGCCCAAATGATCAAACGTTGCGCCGAAACCGTTTATCGCGTTTATCGTTACCTGGAAACCGGTGCCTCAATTGCTGATTATCAAGATCACTATATGCGCAATAAGCAACGTTGTGGCCGAAAACGTACTCAGTTGTCACTGGCTGAACTCACTTATATCAACGACAAAATTGCCCAGGGGTGGACGCCTGATACCATTATTGGGCGCGCTGAGCGCCCAATTAGTTGTAACCGGCGAACTCTTTACCGGATGTTTGAACGTGGCCAGTTCGGCTTCGATGTCCGTTCCTTGCCGATGCGAGGTAAGCGGCACCCGAATGGCTATGTCGAGCGCCGTGGGAAGGCTGGCCAATTGGGGCGAAGTATTCACGAGCGTGCCAAGGACTTTCCGCACTATGCCACTGAATTTGGGCACCTTGAAGCTGATACCGTCCAAGGCAAAAAGCACCAAGGGGCGGTAATGACCCTGACCGAACGCCAATCGAAGGTCGAAATTGTACTCAATGTGCACGAAAAGACGGCTGATGCGATTAACCAACACTTAAGTCAGTGGCTTCGGAAATTCCCGCGGCACTTCTTCAAATCGATTACCTTTGACAACGGAAAAGAATTCGCCGGCTGGCGCGAGATTGCCAATCAATTTGACCTTCACACTTACTTTGCCGAGGTTGGTGCTCCCAATCAACGAGGGCTGAACGAAAACAACAACGGTCTTTTACGCCGGGATGGCTTAACGAAACAGCTAGATTTCCGCAATCTTCCTGATGAATTGGTAACCCAACTGATGAGTAAGCGAAATAACCTGCCCCGTAAATCACTAGGCTATCGAACTCCATATGAAGTATTCATGTCTTACGTCACTGATGAGCAACTATTTTCTTTCTAA
- the yidD gene encoding membrane protein insertion efficiency factor YidD, translating to MVRILCDLIRWYQQGISAQRPFRVCRFTPSCSQYMLEALQRFGLKGILLGSWRLLRCQPFSRGGYDPVPNHFTFRRQG from the coding sequence ATGGTAAGGATTTTATGTGACCTTATACGCTGGTATCAACAAGGCATTTCCGCTCAACGACCATTTCGCGTATGTCGCTTTACCCCCTCATGTTCACAGTACATGTTAGAAGCTTTACAACGCTTTGGTTTAAAGGGAATATTGCTCGGAAGTTGGCGGCTCCTTCGTTGTCAGCCGTTTTCTCGTGGTGGCTATGATCCGGTACCTAATCATTTTACTTTTCGTCGTCAGGGGTAA
- a CDS encoding F0F1 ATP synthase subunit gamma has translation MPASLAAVKHKIDSTKSTRQITSAMQMVSTAKLNQIQHHTQTYEVYAEKVKQMLSDLVKSHSATSAASQDDVYAALFKKRAVKKTGVLVITSDRGLVGSYNSNIIKQTLDMMAKHNLDKDNTVFLTVGKTGTEFFKKRGMNVVYEYSGVSDVPTYREVHSIVKTAVQMYSDQVFDEMYMVYSHYVNRITSNVIVHDVLPITEKSLLDDENEAQENTKLNNSDVSTAHVSAEYEFEPSDTEIISALVAQYAESLIYGAILDAKTSEHSSSANAMRSATDNADDIISTLELQYNRARQAAITTEITEITGGMTAQE, from the coding sequence GTGCCAGCTTCACTCGCTGCAGTTAAACATAAGATTGATTCCACTAAGAGTACGCGTCAGATTACTTCGGCAATGCAAATGGTTTCAACCGCAAAACTGAATCAAATTCAACACCACACTCAGACCTACGAAGTATATGCTGAGAAGGTTAAGCAAATGTTGTCTGATCTGGTTAAATCTCACAGCGCAACATCTGCAGCTTCGCAAGATGATGTTTACGCTGCACTGTTTAAAAAGCGCGCAGTTAAAAAGACTGGGGTGCTTGTGATTACGTCTGACCGAGGTTTGGTTGGTAGTTACAATAGTAATATTATCAAGCAAACGTTAGATATGATGGCTAAGCACAATCTTGATAAAGACAACACAGTATTCTTGACGGTCGGTAAAACTGGAACAGAATTCTTTAAGAAGAGGGGAATGAATGTCGTTTACGAATATTCAGGCGTTAGCGATGTTCCTACCTATCGGGAAGTTCACAGTATTGTGAAGACCGCTGTTCAAATGTACAGTGACCAAGTATTTGATGAAATGTACATGGTTTACAGCCATTACGTTAACCGAATTACATCAAATGTTATTGTTCATGATGTACTTCCAATTACTGAAAAGTCATTACTCGATGACGAAAATGAAGCACAAGAAAATACAAAATTAAATAATTCTGATGTAAGTACTGCGCATGTTTCAGCCGAGTATGAATTTGAACCGTCAGATACAGAAATCATTTCTGCATTGGTTGCCCAATATGCAGAAAGTTTGATTTATGGAGCGATTCTTGATGCCAAGACATCAGAACACTCTTCAAGTGCGAATGCAATGCGTTCAGCTACAGATAATGCTGATGACATTATCTCTACTCTCGAATTGCAATATAACCGAGCACGGCAAGCAGCAATTACCACTGAAATTACAGAAATTACTGGTGGTATGACTGCTCAAGAATAA
- the atpA gene encoding F0F1 ATP synthase subunit alpha produces the protein MSIKTEEISSLIKKQLANYQDKVSVEETGTVTYVGDGVARADGLDNAMAGELLEFSNGVYGMAQNLESNDVGIVILGDYTGIREGDTVKRTGRIMEVPVGDALLGRVVDSLGRPIDGLGEIKTDKTRPIERKAPGVMERKSVSVPLQTGIKVIDALVPIGRGQRELIIGDRKTGKTAIALDTIINQKNQDVICIYVAIGQKESTVRASVETLRKYGALDYTIVVSASASNPAPMLYIAPYAGAAMGEEFMFNGKDVLIVYDDLSKQADAYRELSLILRRPPGREAYPGDIFYTHSRLLERAARLSDDLGGGSMTALPIIQTQAGDVSAYIPTNVISITDGQIFLDSDEFYAGQRPAIDAGTSVSRVGGDAQIKAMKKVAGTLRLDIASYNELASFAQFGSDLDAATQAKLARGQRTMEVLKQGLHDPLPVEEQVVTLFALSRGFIDKVEIEDVQRYESELAAYMHANHQDLYDTIKKTGKLPEGDDLQNAVAKFSETFQGTKKQVAEEK, from the coding sequence ATGAGCATTAAAACTGAGGAAATCAGTTCACTCATCAAAAAACAACTCGCCAACTACCAAGACAAAGTATCTGTCGAAGAAACCGGTACTGTTACCTATGTTGGTGATGGGGTTGCTCGTGCCGATGGCTTAGATAATGCTATGGCTGGTGAGTTGCTCGAATTTAGTAACGGGGTCTACGGAATGGCTCAAAACCTCGAAAGTAATGATGTAGGTATTGTTATTTTAGGGGATTACACAGGCATTCGTGAAGGAGACACCGTTAAGCGGACGGGTCGAATCATGGAAGTACCCGTTGGCGATGCATTATTAGGACGGGTTGTTGACTCATTAGGTCGTCCAATTGACGGTCTTGGTGAGATTAAGACAGATAAAACTCGTCCAATTGAACGTAAAGCTCCAGGTGTTATGGAGCGTAAGAGTGTTAGTGTGCCACTTCAAACAGGTATTAAGGTTATTGATGCCTTAGTTCCAATTGGACGTGGTCAGCGTGAATTGATTATCGGTGACCGTAAGACAGGTAAAACTGCCATTGCGTTAGACACCATTATTAACCAAAAGAACCAAGACGTAATTTGTATTTACGTTGCTATTGGTCAAAAAGAATCAACTGTTCGGGCTAGTGTTGAAACTCTTCGTAAGTATGGAGCATTAGATTACACAATTGTTGTTTCAGCTAGTGCTTCAAATCCTGCTCCAATGTTATACATTGCGCCATATGCAGGGGCTGCGATGGGTGAAGAATTTATGTTCAACGGTAAAGATGTTCTTATTGTTTATGATGATTTATCAAAACAAGCAGATGCATACCGTGAACTTTCATTAATTCTTCGTCGTCCTCCTGGTCGTGAAGCTTACCCTGGTGATATTTTCTATACTCACTCACGGTTGCTAGAACGTGCTGCTCGTTTGTCTGATGACCTTGGTGGTGGTTCAATGACCGCCTTACCAATCATTCAGACGCAAGCTGGTGATGTTTCTGCATATATTCCTACTAACGTTATTTCTATTACTGATGGTCAGATCTTCTTAGATTCAGATGAATTCTATGCAGGTCAACGTCCGGCTATCGATGCTGGTACTTCAGTTTCTCGTGTTGGTGGTGACGCTCAGATCAAAGCAATGAAGAAAGTTGCTGGTACTTTGCGTCTGGATATTGCTTCATACAACGAATTAGCATCCTTTGCTCAATTCGGTTCCGACCTTGATGCAGCTACGCAAGCTAAGTTGGCTCGTGGTCAACGGACTATGGAAGTCTTAAAGCAGGGATTACATGATCCGCTACCAGTAGAAGAACAAGTTGTAACATTATTTGCTCTTTCACGTGGCTTTATCGATAAAGTCGAAATTGAAGATGTTCAACGTTACGAAAGTGAATTGGCTGCTTACATGCATGCTAACCACCAAGACCTCTACGACACCATCAAGAAGACTGGTAAGCTACCAGAAGGCGATGACTTGCAAAATGCTGTTGCTAAGTTCTCTGAAACATTTCAAGGGACAAAAAAGCAAGTCGCTGAAGAAAAATAG
- the atpE gene encoding F0F1 ATP synthase subunit C: MALGAIAAGLAAMGAAIGGGIGDGILIGHTVDSIARQPELQSRLQATMFIGVGLIEAMPIIAIVIGFLVMNK; this comes from the coding sequence ATGGCATTAGGAGCAATTGCTGCAGGACTCGCGGCTATGGGTGCCGCTATCGGTGGTGGTATCGGTGACGGTATCTTAATCGGACACACAGTTGACAGTATCGCACGTCAACCAGAATTACAAAGTAGATTACAAGCAACGATGTTTATTGGTGTTGGTTTGATTGAAGCCATGCCTATTATTGCCATCGTTATTGGCTTCCTTGTTATGAACAAGTAA
- the atpH gene encoding ATP synthase F1 subunit delta, with protein MSLDKKTVADRYAKALFELVDADNELDQTCQELIALRQVFEDNEGLDAALAGVQLSLDEKKSLIKYLQQGASKYVANLIQMVFDYGRIDCMVAIIDEFERRYDRKMKRMHADVTTAIQLDKQQEDQLKANLAKRFGANEVTLTKHVDPEILGGVIVHVDNKTLDGSLSSKIKQIRRLLVR; from the coding sequence ATGAGTCTTGATAAGAAGACAGTTGCTGATCGTTATGCGAAAGCACTGTTTGAATTGGTCGATGCTGATAACGAACTCGATCAAACTTGTCAAGAATTGATTGCTTTACGCCAAGTCTTTGAGGACAACGAGGGATTGGACGCCGCACTTGCGGGAGTTCAACTGTCACTTGATGAAAAGAAATCATTGATTAAATATTTACAGCAAGGTGCTTCAAAGTATGTTGCTAACTTAATTCAAATGGTTTTCGATTACGGCCGTATTGACTGCATGGTCGCAATTATTGATGAGTTTGAACGGCGGTATGACCGTAAAATGAAGCGGATGCATGCTGACGTTACCACAGCGATCCAACTCGATAAACAACAAGAGGATCAACTGAAGGCTAATCTTGCAAAACGTTTTGGTGCTAATGAAGTTACCTTAACGAAACATGTTGATCCAGAAATTTTAGGTGGGGTTATTGTCCATGTTGATAATAAGACATTAGATGGTAGTCTCAGCTCAAAGATTAAGCAAATTCGTCGTTTACTAGTTAGATAA
- the atpF gene encoding F0F1 ATP synthase subunit B — protein MFVNSVLAESNSLYIGDLVFYIVTFIILMLLVKHFAWKPVTDMMKKRADKIANDIDNAARSRESAEKMAAKRQAELQSSRQEAAEIVSNAKKSGETQRAQIVETAQKDAQALKQQAQKDAEQARRDALNSAKDDIANLSIEIASKLIQKELKADDQKELIDSYIEGLVEHES, from the coding sequence ATGTTTGTAAACAGTGTGTTAGCTGAATCAAACAGTTTATACATTGGTGACTTGGTATTCTACATCGTTACTTTTATCATCTTAATGCTATTAGTTAAGCATTTTGCTTGGAAACCAGTAACAGATATGATGAAGAAACGTGCAGATAAGATTGCTAATGACATTGATAATGCTGCTCGTTCACGTGAAAGTGCTGAAAAGATGGCTGCAAAGCGACAAGCGGAGTTACAAAGCTCACGGCAAGAAGCTGCTGAGATTGTAAGTAATGCTAAAAAGTCTGGGGAAACTCAGCGAGCACAGATTGTTGAAACGGCGCAAAAAGATGCCCAAGCTCTCAAGCAACAGGCACAAAAAGATGCTGAGCAAGCACGTCGCGATGCATTAAATAGTGCTAAGGATGACATTGCAAACTTATCTATTGAGATTGCTTCCAAACTCATCCAAAAAGAATTAAAGGCAGACGATCAAAAAGAATTGATCGATTCCTATATCGAAGGGTTGGTAGAACATGAGTCTTGA
- a CDS encoding rod shape-determining protein, with product MAKDIGIDLGTANVLIYVQGKGIVLNEPSVVAVDTKTNKVLAVGSEAYRMVGRTPSNIRAIRPLKDGVISDFDVTQEMLSYFIGKLSVKGFMSKPNIMICAPTNITEIERKAIIQAAEQSGGGKVYLEYEPKVAAIGAGLDIFKPRGNMVIDMGGGTSDIAILSLGDIVSSQSIRMAGDKMNSDIASYIKNKHGLVIGEHTAEKIKMELGTALRVDDPETMDVRGRDVVTGMPKQITVNENEIEEALHDTLEQIVSAAVNVLETIPPELASDIIDRGIMLTGGTSLLKGVDQLFSARLKVPVVVSQDPLDNVAKGAGEMLERMQKTERKK from the coding sequence ATGGCAAAGGATATTGGAATTGATTTGGGAACTGCCAATGTTTTGATTTATGTTCAAGGCAAGGGTATTGTTCTAAATGAACCGTCAGTTGTGGCGGTTGATACAAAAACCAATAAAGTATTGGCTGTTGGTTCAGAAGCATACCGAATGGTTGGACGTACTCCTAGTAACATTCGGGCTATTCGTCCATTAAAGGATGGAGTTATTTCTGATTTTGATGTTACTCAAGAAATGCTTTCCTACTTTATTGGTAAACTAAGCGTTAAAGGGTTCATGTCAAAGCCAAACATCATGATCTGCGCACCAACGAATATTACTGAGATTGAACGGAAGGCAATTATTCAAGCCGCTGAACAATCTGGTGGTGGTAAAGTTTACCTTGAATACGAGCCAAAAGTAGCAGCAATTGGTGCTGGATTAGATATTTTTAAACCTCGTGGAAACATGGTCATTGATATGGGTGGTGGTACCAGTGATATCGCCATTCTTTCATTAGGCGATATTGTCTCAAGCCAGTCAATTCGAATGGCCGGTGATAAGATGAATAGTGATATTGCTTCTTATATTAAGAATAAGCACGGCTTAGTAATCGGTGAACATACTGCTGAAAAGATCAAAATGGAACTCGGGACTGCATTACGGGTTGATGATCCTGAAACGATGGATGTTCGTGGTCGAGATGTAGTTACTGGAATGCCAAAGCAAATCACTGTTAATGAAAATGAAATTGAAGAAGCATTACATGATACGCTTGAACAAATTGTTTCGGCAGCTGTAAATGTATTAGAAACAATTCCACCAGAGTTAGCTAGTGATATTATTGACCGAGGAATAATGTTAACCGGTGGTACTTCTTTATTAAAGGGTGTTGATCAATTATTCAGTGCTCGTCTAAAGGTACCGGTTGTTGTTTCACAAGACCCATTAGACAATGTTGCTAAGGGTGCTGGTGAAATGTTAGAACGGATGCAAAAAACTGAACGAAAGAAGTAA
- the atpB gene encoding F0F1 ATP synthase subunit A, translating into MGGDALTFKLFGLTFNTTNIVSGLIIYAIVFFTLYGMSRKIQMKPTGAQNVFEWLVDFTNGIVRSQMPASEQGHYSFFAFVLFVFIFFANQFGLIFQFHWNGAEVLRSPTADPVVTLTLSLMVMVLAFAAGVAHNGLGGYLKGYTKPFTLMLPVNIIEDFANFLTLGLRIFGNIFAGELLMSLIANMAFSHGILTIIPGLFLELAWQGFSVFIGSIQAYVFVTLTTVYISRKISE; encoded by the coding sequence ATGGGCGGTGATGCTTTAACTTTTAAGCTTTTCGGACTCACGTTCAATACTACGAACATTGTTTCTGGACTGATTATCTACGCAATCGTGTTCTTCACTCTTTACGGGATGTCACGAAAGATCCAAATGAAGCCTACTGGTGCACAAAATGTATTTGAATGGCTAGTTGACTTTACTAATGGAATTGTGCGAAGTCAGATGCCAGCATCCGAACAAGGGCACTATAGTTTCTTTGCCTTTGTTTTGTTTGTTTTCATTTTCTTTGCAAACCAATTCGGTTTAATTTTCCAATTCCATTGGAACGGAGCTGAAGTGCTTAGAAGTCCAACGGCAGATCCAGTTGTTACGTTAACACTTTCTTTAATGGTAATGGTATTAGCATTCGCTGCTGGAGTAGCACATAATGGCCTTGGTGGATACTTGAAAGGATACACTAAACCATTTACTTTAATGCTTCCTGTTAACATTATCGAAGACTTTGCTAACTTCTTAACTCTTGGTCTCCGTATTTTTGGTAACATTTTTGCCGGTGAACTTTTAATGAGTTTGATTGCTAATATGGCATTCTCACATGGAATCCTAACTATTATTCCAGGACTATTTTTGGAACTAGCATGGCAAGGGTTCTCCGTATTTATCGGTTCGATTCAGGCATATGTCTTTGTAACATTAACGACGGTTTATATTTCTCGGAAGATTTCCGAATAA
- a CDS encoding DUF2969 domain-containing protein, which yields MSKKDKKVEVSVKDIERRNQSVQQIFIGDRLIGEVVTDNERFKAMLISDQSEFYVRSQEEGLEIVLQQYHLHQH from the coding sequence GTGTCAAAGAAAGATAAAAAAGTAGAAGTCAGCGTTAAAGATATTGAACGTCGTAATCAATCGGTTCAACAAATTTTTATTGGAGACCGATTGATTGGTGAAGTTGTAACCGATAATGAACGTTTCAAAGCGATGCTGATAAGTGACCAGAGCGAATTTTATGTTCGTTCTCAAGAAGAGGGATTAGAAATAGTCCTTCAACAATATCATCTTCACCAGCATTAG
- the atpD gene encoding F0F1 ATP synthase subunit beta: MSSGKVLQVIGPVVDVEFPLDEKLPEINDALKIKESDGKTLTTEVALELGDGVVRTIAMDGTDGLQRGMEVENTGASISVPVGDDTLGRVFNVLGEPVDNGPKFGPDAKRMPIHRDAPKYDDLNNATEILETGIKVIDLLAPYVRGGKIGLFGGAGVGKTVLIQELIHNIAQGHNGISVFTGVGERTREGNDMYYEMKASGVLEKTAMVYGQMNEPPGARMRVALTGLTIAEYFRDVKGQDVLLFIDNIFRFTQAGSEVSALLGRIPSAVGYQPTLATEMGQLQERITSTKKGSITSIQAVYVPADDYTDPAPATTFAHLDATTNLERRLTQIGIYPAVDPLASTSTALTPEIVGKEHYEVATQVQHVLQRYHELQDIISILGMDELSDEEKTIVARARRIQNFLSQSFSVASQFTGLPGKYVPLKETIKGFKEILAGKYDDLPEEAFRLVGPIEDVVEKAKKMKAETDEDSSED, translated from the coding sequence ATGAGTTCTGGTAAAGTTTTACAAGTTATCGGACCAGTTGTTGATGTTGAATTTCCCTTAGACGAAAAACTTCCTGAAATTAATGACGCTTTGAAGATTAAGGAAAGCGATGGTAAGACTTTAACAACTGAAGTTGCCTTGGAATTAGGTGATGGTGTTGTTCGAACAATTGCCATGGACGGTACTGATGGTCTTCAACGTGGTATGGAAGTTGAAAACACTGGTGCATCAATTAGTGTACCAGTTGGTGATGATACTCTGGGACGAGTATTTAACGTCTTAGGGGAACCTGTTGACAACGGACCGAAATTTGGTCCTGATGCAAAGCGGATGCCTATTCACCGTGATGCACCAAAGTATGATGACTTAAATAATGCTACCGAAATTTTGGAAACTGGGATCAAGGTTATTGATTTACTAGCTCCATATGTTCGTGGTGGTAAGATTGGTCTATTCGGTGGTGCCGGTGTTGGTAAGACCGTTTTGATTCAGGAATTGATTCATAACATTGCTCAAGGTCATAATGGTATTTCTGTCTTCACAGGGGTTGGTGAACGTACCCGTGAAGGTAATGATATGTACTATGAAATGAAGGCCTCTGGAGTTCTTGAAAAGACGGCCATGGTTTATGGTCAGATGAACGAACCACCTGGTGCCCGTATGCGGGTTGCCTTAACTGGTTTAACAATTGCGGAATACTTCCGTGATGTAAAGGGACAAGATGTTTTGCTCTTTATTGATAACATCTTCCGGTTTACACAAGCTGGTTCAGAAGTTTCTGCCCTCTTGGGTCGGATTCCTTCTGCCGTTGGTTACCAGCCAACATTAGCTACTGAAATGGGTCAGTTACAGGAACGGATTACTTCAACTAAGAAGGGATCAATTACGTCTATCCAAGCCGTTTATGTTCCAGCCGATGACTATACCGACCCTGCACCAGCTACGACATTTGCCCACTTGGATGCAACTACTAACTTGGAACGTCGATTAACCCAAATTGGTATTTATCCAGCCGTTGACCCACTAGCTTCAACTTCTACTGCTCTTACCCCAGAAATTGTTGGTAAGGAACACTATGAAGTTGCTACACAGGTTCAACACGTTCTTCAACGATACCATGAACTTCAAGATATCATCTCTATTTTAGGTATGGATGAATTATCTGACGAAGAAAAGACAATCGTTGCTCGTGCACGGCGGATTCAAAACTTCCTTTCCCAAAGCTTTAGTGTTGCTTCCCAATTTACAGGTTTACCTGGTAAATATGTTCCATTAAAGGAAACAATTAAAGGCTTTAAGGAAATTCTTGCTGGTAAGTATGATGATCTTCCAGAAGAAGCTTTCCGGTTAGTTGGACCAATTGAAGACGTTGTTGAAAAGGCAAAGAAAATGAAGGCTGAGACTGACGAAGATAGCTCAGAAGACTAG
- the murA gene encoding UDP-N-acetylglucosamine 1-carboxyvinyltransferase: MEKIVVKGGQKLTGRVKVEGAKNAVLPIQAASILASSGNIKLSNVPILSDVTTMNQLLRFLNIKVDFDKDKHVLTIDAADPVSSEAPLEYVSRMRASMVVLGPLLARTGHAQIALPGGCAIGSRPIDLHLKGLRQLGAIIEQHDGYLEARAEHLIGDHIYLDFPSVGATQNLMMAATLAQGITTIENAASEPEIVDLANMLNKMGARVHGAGTDIIRIQGVNFLHGCEHTVMPDRIEVGTFMIATAITNGDVVVEGAIAEHNTSLIAKLEEMGVTVIVQEDGIRVLGTSVLIPTNIKTLPYPGFPTDLQPQMSVLQLLANGTSTLDETIFEKRFMHLEELRRMNADFQINGPVAVLNGPTRFSGAEVAASDLRAGAALVLAGLAADGITQVRNLKYIDRGYYHLHQKLQQLGAKIDRIDVEDKIKLAVKPSKNKTNQD, translated from the coding sequence ATGGAAAAAATTGTTGTTAAGGGCGGTCAGAAGTTAACTGGTCGAGTTAAAGTTGAAGGAGCAAAAAATGCAGTCTTACCAATTCAAGCAGCATCTATTTTAGCTTCTAGCGGAAACATTAAATTATCAAATGTTCCAATTTTATCGGATGTAACGACAATGAATCAGTTACTACGGTTCTTAAATATAAAAGTAGATTTTGATAAGGATAAGCACGTTTTGACAATTGATGCAGCTGATCCTGTGTCATCTGAAGCACCATTAGAATATGTTAGTCGGATGCGGGCGTCGATGGTAGTCTTAGGACCCTTGCTAGCTCGGACAGGGCATGCGCAAATTGCGCTTCCTGGTGGATGTGCGATTGGATCCCGGCCGATTGACTTACATCTTAAAGGATTACGTCAATTAGGAGCAATTATTGAGCAACACGATGGATACTTAGAGGCACGGGCTGAGCACTTAATTGGTGATCACATTTATTTAGATTTTCCTAGTGTCGGTGCAACGCAAAATCTGATGATGGCAGCAACACTTGCGCAAGGAATTACAACAATTGAAAATGCTGCTAGTGAGCCTGAAATTGTTGATTTAGCAAATATGTTGAATAAAATGGGTGCACGTGTCCATGGCGCTGGAACAGACATTATCCGGATTCAAGGGGTTAATTTCCTTCATGGCTGTGAACATACAGTAATGCCAGATAGGATTGAAGTGGGGACGTTCATGATTGCGACAGCCATTACTAATGGTGATGTTGTGGTTGAAGGGGCAATTGCTGAGCATAACACCTCATTGATTGCTAAGTTGGAGGAAATGGGTGTGACAGTCATCGTTCAAGAAGATGGGATTCGTGTTCTGGGGACTTCGGTTTTAATCCCTACGAATATTAAGACCCTCCCATATCCGGGGTTTCCTACTGATCTTCAGCCGCAAATGTCCGTTCTCCAGCTTTTGGCAAATGGGACCAGTACCCTAGATGAGACGATTTTTGAGAAACGTTTTATGCATTTAGAAGAATTACGACGAATGAATGCTGATTTTCAAATTAATGGTCCAGTTGCGGTTTTAAACGGTCCCACGCGCTTTAGTGGCGCTGAAGTAGCTGCCTCTGATTTACGAGCGGGGGCTGCTTTAGTGCTGGCCGGGTTAGCTGCTGATGGAATTACCCAGGTTCGTAACCTAAAATATATTGATCGGGGATATTACCATCTTCACCAAAAGTTACAACAATTAGGGGCTAAGATTGATCGAATTGATGTCGAGGATAAAATTAAATTGGCGGTAAAGCCTTCTAAGAATAAAACAAATCAAGATTAA
- a CDS encoding F0F1 ATP synthase subunit epsilon, which yields MAENTFKVTIITPDGTVYDNDKVTMLIMNTAGGQMGIMANHVPLIAALEISTVRIKHSEGTDEVAAVNGGIIQFDGQNATIAADSAEMPEAIDVERAQRAKKRSESAIAEAKKKHNQSDLSRAEVHLKRAINRLNAASKQRNIGSSSRSTDEKIK from the coding sequence ATGGCTGAAAATACTTTTAAGGTCACTATTATTACTCCAGATGGCACCGTCTATGATAATGATAAGGTTACCATGCTCATTATGAACACTGCTGGTGGACAAATGGGAATCATGGCTAACCACGTACCATTAATTGCCGCGCTTGAAATCAGTACAGTTCGAATTAAACATTCTGAAGGCACTGATGAAGTTGCAGCGGTTAACGGTGGGATCATTCAATTTGATGGTCAAAATGCTACAATCGCAGCTGATAGTGCTGAAATGCCTGAAGCAATTGACGTTGAGCGGGCACAGAGAGCTAAAAAGCGTTCTGAGTCTGCAATCGCAGAAGCAAAGAAGAAGCATAACCAAAGCGACTTATCACGTGCAGAAGTTCACCTCAAGCGTGCAATTAACCGTTTGAATGCTGCTTCTAAGCAACGCAATATCGGCTCTTCGTCAAGAAGTACTGATGAGAAAATAAAATAA
- a CDS encoding DUF1146 family protein yields the protein MIEFNLKEGDRLQITGLRALIEIIVQLAFVWLAFFAIQGIHFEHFFNRPPRTLPLLIVLMATGLGYLCATFFLNILSAIGNLTYLIR from the coding sequence ATGATTGAATTTAATTTAAAAGAGGGTGATCGATTGCAAATTACAGGATTACGAGCGCTAATAGAAATAATAGTGCAATTGGCATTTGTCTGGTTAGCGTTTTTTGCTATTCAAGGAATACATTTTGAGCATTTTTTTAACCGACCACCACGCACATTACCTTTACTCATTGTTTTAATGGCTACTGGACTGGGATATTTATGTGCGACATTTTTCTTAAATATCCTAAGTGCAATTGGGAATTTAACATATTTAATTCGATAG